The genomic interval CCTCGACGATGTGCGGCGCAAACGGGCTGAGCAGGAGCAGCAGCTGCTCCATGTCGCCCTTCGTGCAGCCGTTGGCGGCAAACTCGTTGACCATGGTCATCATGGACGCGATGGCGGTGTTCATCTTCAGTTCGTCGATATCCTCCGTGACCTTCTTGATGGTCTTGTGGATGATCGCCTCGTTCTTGTCCGAGATGGCCGGATCGTCCGTGCAGCTCTCGGCCAGATTCCAGACACGGTCGAGGAAGCGCTTCGAGCCCTTGACGGCCTCGTTGGACCAGGTGACGGCCTTCTCAAAATCGCCGATGAACATGATGTGCAGGCGCATGGTGTCCGCGCCGTACTGATCGACGATGTCGTTGGGATTGACGACGTTGCCGCGAGACTTGGACATTTTTTCGCCGCCCTCGCCGAGGATCATGCCATGGCTCGTGCGCTTCTGATACGGCTCCTTGGTCGGCACGACGCCGATATCATACAGGAACTTGTGCCAGAAACGGCTGTAGAGCAGGTGGAGCGTGGTGTGCTCCATGCCGCCGTTGTACCAGTCGACGGGACTCCAGTAGTCCAGCGCCTCTTTGGAAGCGAGCGCTTTGTCATTGTGCGGATCCATGTAGCGCAGGAAATACCAGCTCGAGCCGGCCCACTGCGGCATGGTGTCGGTCTCGCGCTTGGCAGGGCCGCCGCACTGCGGGCAGGTGGTGTTGACCCAGTCGGTCATCTTGCTGAGCGGACTCTCGCCGTCGTCGGTTGGCTCATAGCTGTCCACCTGCGGGAGCACGAGCGGGAGCTGATCCTCCGGGATCGGCACCCAGCCGCACTTCGGGCAGTTGACGAGCGGGATCGGCTCGCCCCAGTAACGCTGGCGGCTGAAGACCCAGTCGCGCAGCTTGTAGTTGACCTTTTCCTTGCCGAAGCCCTGCTCCACGACGTACTTCTTCATGGCGGGGATGGCTTCTTTAACGGTCATGCCGTTGAGGAAGCCGGAGTTGACCATGACGGCGCTGTCGTCCTTGGCAACGAAGGCTTCCTTCGTCACGTCGCCGCCGGCGACAACCTCGACGATCGGCAGGCCGAACTTCGTGGCAAACTCCCAGTCGCGCTGGTCGTGGCCCGGAACGCCCATGACGATGCCGGTGCCGTAGCCCATGAGGACGTAGTCCGAGACGAACATGGGCAGCGCCTTATGCGTCACGGGGTTCATGACCTCGATGCCCTCGAGACGGACGCCGGTCTTTTCCTTGTTGAGCTCGCCGCGCTCAAAATCGGACTTGTGCGCAGCCTCTTCCTGATAGGCGGCCACGGCGTCCCAGTTGGCAATGTGCGGCTGCCACTGCTTGAGCAGCGGATGCTCCGGCGAAATGACCATGTACGTCGTGCCGAAGAGCGTATCGGCACGGGTGGTGTAGACGGTGATATCGTCGCCGACATTGGTCTTGAACGTGATCTCCGCGCCGGTGGAGCGGCCGATCCAGTTGCGCTGCTGGGTCTTGACGCGCTCGATGTAATCCACATCGTCCAGATCGTCGATCAGGCGCTGGGCATACTTCGTGATGGCGAGCATCCACTGGCTCTTCTCCTTGCGCACGACCTCGCTGCCGCAGCGCTCGCAGACACCGTTGACGACCTCTTCATTCGCCAGCACGCACTTGCAGCTCGTGCACCAGTTGACGGGCATGGTGGTCTTATAGGCCAGACCGTGCTTATACATCTGCAGGAAGATCCACTGCGTCCACTTATAGTAGCTCGGATCGGTCGTATCGACCGCACGGTCCCAGTCAAAGCTGTAGCCGAGCATTTTGAGCTGCTTGGTGAAGTTGGCAATGTTGTTTTTCGTCACGACGGCCGGGTGGATATGGTTCTTGATGGCGTAGTTCTCGGTCGGCAGGCCGAAGGCGTCAAAGCCGATCGGGAACAGAACGTTGTAGCCCTGCATCCGGCGCTTGCGGCAGATGATATCCATCGCCGTGAACGGGCGCGGGTGGCCGACGTGCAGGCCCTGGCCGGAGGGGTACGGGAACTCGATCAGGCCGTAAAACTTCGGCCGCGGGTCGCCGGTGACGGCCGCGAAGGGCTTTTCTTCCTCCCAGCGCGCCTGCCATTTTTTCTCGATCGCCTGGAAATCGTACTTCATAGCATTCACTTCTCTCTGAAAAATCAAAAAATCATAAGTAGGTCACGGGGCGGAACAAGCATCCGCCCCGGTTGGTTTTGTTTTGGCGCTCAGGCGCGCATATCGGAAATGTCCACGACCTCCGCGTCGCTCCAGAGCCGCTCCAGATCGTAAAACTTGCGGGCCTCGTCCTGGAACACGTGCACGATCACACAGCCATAGTCGAGCAGGACCCAGCTGCCGCTGCGGTGTCCCTCCCGGCGCAGGACGGGTTCGCCCACGTCGTCCGCCGCCGCTTCCACGGCGTCGGTCAGGGTCTTCACGTGCGTCGAGGAGCTGGCCGTGCAGATGACAAAATAGTCTGCCAGCGTCGTCAGGTCCTGGGTTTTGAGCAGCTGAATGTTCTCGCCCTTTTTTGCGTCCAGCGCCTTGACGATGACCGCAGCAAGCTCGTTAGCAGGCATCATAATGCTACATCCTTCCTTTTTGTTACCATTTGTTTGGGCCCTGAACCGTGCCGGAAGTGGCCACGACCTGCCCATTGGATTCATAGAGAATGTCCACATCCGCGGACGTGATCTCCTTCGTATAGGGGTTGAGCCAGGTGTTGAGATAATCCAGCCACTCGTCCACGTGGATGAACACGTAGGACATACCGTTTTTGGTGCCACTGTAATTGGCGGGAATCGTCTCAAACGAGATGGCGCTCTCATCGAGCTTCAAAAACTCCTTGACATAGAACATCACATTGCCTGCCGACAGGTTTGTGGTGACATCCTTTTCATAGATGTCAATGAGTTTGTTGAGATTTGGGATGTTGTGCAGCTTCAAAAACTGGCTCGTCATGGCCTTAAGCAACTGGTGCTGCACGTCGATGCGGCCGATATCGCCGTTGGCATACGTGTTGCGGAAGCGGAACACGCCCATGGTCTGATAGCCGTTGAGGTGCTGATAGCCCTTCTGGACATGGATGCTCAGATCCTGACCGGGGTCGTCATAGTCCATATCGACCGGGACGTCAAAATCAATGCCGCCCATGGCGTCAATGAGCTCGACGAACACCTCCACGTCAAAGAGCGCATAACTGTCGACCCGGTAGCCGAGAATCTGCTCCGCGCCGCCGATGAGCGCCTCCACGCCGTCCCTGCCGTTGTTTTCGGCCGCGGCATAGTACTGGTTCATCTTCTTGGGCTTGTAGGACACGTTCACGGCCGTATCGCGCGGGATGCTGACAAACTTCAGAGACTGATTCTCCGTGTCGAGCATACCGACAAGTACGGTGTCCGTCAGGCCGGCCGCGCGGTCCTTGCCGGCGATGAGGAACGTGTAGCACCCTTTCTTGCGGCCGTCTGTGCTGACGCTCACATCGTCCGAATCGCCGTCGCTCAGGCTCGGCGGGCTGACCCAGTGGTTCATCAGGATCGCAAACTCGCCGATGAGGAGCGCCAGCACCACGACCACGATGACCGTGATGCGCACTTTTTTCTTTTTCTTGCGCTTTGCCTGCGACTGCTGCGCCTGCACGCGGTGGTTCACCGCCGCAGATGCCTCGGAAAACGGGTCGTCCTGAAAGCCGCTGCCGTCGTCGTAGGAATCGTCATAGCCGCCGTCGTAACGGTCGTAACCCTGATCGTCATATCCGCCGTAATCGCCCGGATAGCGATCGTCACTCTGTCGTCTTTTCATATTCTTTTTCCCTGCCCTGATACCAGTTTAATGCCTGCACCGTGTTCTCGTGCGGCGTGATGCCGCCGGCCTTCAGATCCTCCAGGCTCATCTTCAGCCCGAGCACCATGGCCGCATCCAGATCGGTGTAAGCGAGCCGCCGCAGCTCGTCCACGCCGTCAAAATCCCGCGACGGCTCGATATAGTCGGCCATATACAGGACCTTTTCGAGCGTGGTCATATCGGGCTTGCCGGTCGTGTGCCAGCGGATGGCATTTTCTATCTCAAGTGGTACGCCGAAACGATCCCTGGCCACGGCAGCGCCGGTTTTGGCGTGCAGGAGCTTGGTGTTGGCCGTTTCGACCGTATCGTTTATGATACCATATTTATCAGACAATAGCAATTGGTCAGATAGCTCTAATTTTTTCGTGCAATCGTGCAAAATTCCGGCCTCTGCGGCAGCATCCGGATCGCAGCCCCAGCGCTCGGCGAGGTGGCGCGCCTCGTGCTCGCAGCCCCAGACATGGGAGATACGCCGCGGCTTGAGCATGGGGTAAGCCTGCTCGCGCAGCCAGTTGAGATCGGGCTTTGCGCCGTAGAGCCGCTGCTGGATGATGTGCGCATACACATTCGGCGCGAGGTACTCGCTGCCCCGCCGCCGCGGCAGCAGCGCACGAACGGCCGTGCTCGTGACCGGGACCGGCTCGGCCGGCAGGGCGATGACGCGCGCGTCATACGTCCCGCGCAGGTAGGCGCTGAAGCGCTCGACCTCCGCATGCTCATCGCCCGTGCGGGCGAGCGCGACGAGCGTCACCTGAGCGAGCAGATACCGAAAATCGTGCCACTGCTCAAACGTCGTGAGCATATCCGTGCCGATGACGAGATACAGCTCCGCGTCCGGATTGCACGCGCTCAGCTCGCGCACGGTGTCGGCCGTGTAGCTCTTGCCGGAGCGGTGCAGCTCCATGTCAGAGACCTCCACGCCCGGCTCGCCTGCGAAGGCCATCATCGTCATGAGCAGGCGCTCCGCCGGCTCCGGGCTGCCCGCCGTGAGCTCCTTGTGCGGCGGGATGCGATCCGGAATGACGAGCGTCAGATCCGGCCGGATGGCCGCGCGCACCGCGCGCAGCGCGGCCGTATGTCCCAGATGCGGCGGGTTGAAGCTGCCGCCATAGATGCAGATCTTCATTTGCGTGCCTTTTTCACGAGCTCGATCTTCGGCTTCTGCTCGTTGCGCTTATAGAGCACAAACTTCGATCCGATGACCTGCACGGGTTCTGCGCGGCAGACCTCGGCGAGCCGGTCGCACGCCTCGCGCGCGGACAGGAGCGAGTTTTCAAGCACGCGGCCCTTGACGAGCTCGCGCGCCTTGAGCGCGTCGCTCATCTGGGTGATGATGTTGTCCGTGATGCCGCCCTTGCCGATGTGGACGATGGTGTCCTCCGTCGCGGCAAGACCGCGCAGCTGGGCGCGCTGTTTACTTGTCAGCATAGTAGTTCCTCAATTCTTCTTTCAGGATTTTGAGCGCATTCCCGCGGTGGGAAATGGCGTTTTTCTCTTCCGGGCGCAGCTCCGCCATGGAGCAGGCATAGCCGTCCGGCTGAAACACGGGGTCATAGCCGAAGCCGTTTTCCCCGCGCGGCGCAAACAGGATGCTGCCCTCGCACGTGCCGCGGGCGCGCAGGACGTCGCCGTTCGGGAACGTGCAGCAGATGCACGACACGAACCGGGCCGTGCGGTCGGTGCGGTCGCCGAGGTTATGGAGCAGGAGCGTGTAGCGCGCGGCGTCCGAATCCTCGTGCCGGCCGGTATAGCGGGCCGAGTGCACGCCGGGCGCGCCGCCGAGCGCATCGACCATAAGGCCGGAATCGTCCGCGACGGCGGGCTGCCCCGTCGCGCGGGTCACGGCGATGGCCTTCAGGTAGGCGTTTTCCTCGAAGGTCTCCCCCGTCTCGTCCACCTCAAAGTGGCAGCCGGCCGCGCTCTGCGGGATGATCTCGATGCCCATGTCCGCAAAGATGGCGCGAAACTCCTCGAGCTTATGTGCGTTGTTGCTTGCAAGGATCATGACAGCAGCGCCTCCACAAATTCCGCGGGCTTGAACTCGAGCAGATCGTCGATCTGCTCGCCAACGCCGACATATTTCACCGGCAGCTGCAGGTCGTTTGCGATGGCAAAGACGATGCCGCCCTTAGCCGTACCGTCGAGCTTTGTGAGCACGATGCCGGTGAGGTCGGCCGTGTCGAGAAACTGCTTGGCCTGGATGAGGCCGTTCTGGCCGGTCGTGGCATCGAGCACCATGAGCGTTTCGATATCGGCCTCCGGCAGCTCGCGGCGGATGACGCGGGTGATCTTATTGAGCTCGTTCATGAGGTTTGTTTTGTTGTGCAGGCGGCCGGCGGTGTCGATGATGACAACGTCCGTGCCGCGGGCCTTCGCCGCCTGAATGGAGTCGAACACCACGGCGGCGGGATCGGATCCCTCCTCGTGTTTGACGATGTCCACGCCCGCGCGCTGCGCCCAGACGGTGAGCTGGTCGGCCGCCGCGGCGCGGAACGTGTCCGCCGCCGAGAGCAGAACGCGGTTGCCTTCTTTCTTGAGCTGGGCGGCAAGCTTGCCGATCGTCGTCGTCTTGCCGACGCCGTTAACACCGACGACGAGCACGACCGACGGCTGCGTCGTGAGCAAGAGCATGGTGTCCTGCACTTTGAGGATGCGCGTGAGGATCTGCACGAACTCCTTTTTCACCTCCGCGCCGGTGCGCAGCTTCTTGAGCTCGATGGCCTTGCGCAGCTGCGCGATGGCCTTGGTCGTCGTCTCCACGCCGGTGTCGGCGAGGATGAGCGTCTCCTCAAGGTCCTCGAAAAATTCCTCGTCCCCCGGCTCATAGGCGGCAAAAATGCCGGTCAGCTGGGCGTCCATCTTCGTCTTGGTCTTGGTCAGGCCCTGTTTGATCTTATCAAAAAATCCCATAGAACTATCTTCTCCGTTACGATATGGTTTTAGCCGCTTCATCCAGCGAAAGCTCGATGACGCGGGACACGCCTTTTTCCTGCATGGTCACGCCGAACAGATGGTCGGCCTCCTCCATGGTGCCGCGGCGGTGCGTAATGACGAGAAACTGCGTGTTCTTGGCGAGGCGGCGCATGTACTGCACATAGCGCGTGACATTTGCCTCGTCGAGCGCAGCCTCGATCTCGTCCATGACGCAAAACGGCGTCGGCCGCACCTTCAAAATGGCAAAATAGAGTGCGATGGCCACAAACGCCATCTCGCCGCCGGACATGAGGCTCAGCGTCGAGAGCGCCTTGCCGGGCGGCTGCACCTTGATCTCAATACCGCTGTCGAGCACGTGCTCCGGGTCTTCAAGCACGAGCGCGGCCTTGCCGCCGCCGAACAGCTCCAGAAATGTCTGGCGGAACGCCTGGTCGATCGCCTGAAACTGCGTGGTGAAGATGCCCTCCATCTCCCCCGTCACGTCGGCGATGATGCCGGTCAGCTCGCGCTTGGCCTTGAGGATGTCGTCCCGCTGGCCGGTAAGGAAGGTGTAGCGCGTGTTCACGCGCGTGAATTCGTCGATCGCGCCGAGGTTCGGCGTGCCCAGTGCTCCGATATTGCGCCGCAGCTCGGCGATCTGCCGGTTGGCCTTCGTCATGTTCTCGATCGGCTGACGCAGCGCCTCGGCCGCCGTGCGGCTGAGCTCATAATTGTCCCAGAGTTTATCGAGGATCTGCTTTTCCTCCATGTCGGCCGAGAGCTTCTTCTGCTCGAAGCGCGACACAAGCCCCTGCATATCCAGCAGGTCGCGGTTGCGTGCCTGCGCGTCGCGGTCGGTGCGGGTGCGCTGGCCCTCGAGCTCCAGCTTGCGGCTGCTGCACGCGGCGAGGTCGCTGCGCAGCGTTTCGGCGCGCTGGCGCAGTTCGGCCAGGCGGCGCTCATGCATCTGCAGGGTCTGTTGCAGCTGCTGCGTGCCGGCCTCGGCCTGCTCGATCTGGGCAAGGCGGGCCGTGCGGTCGCCGGTCATTTCCTCAAAGAGGTCGTGGATCTGTTGCGTCGTGCGCGTGATGGTCTCGCGCTCGGCGTCCAGAGACGCCGACTCCGCCCGCAGGCCGGCCAGCTGATCGGCCAGTTCCTGACGGCGGCGGTCAAACGCGCCGCGGCCCAGCTCGCTCCGGTCGCGCTCTGCGCGAAGCGCGGCGAGCGCCTGCTCCGCCGAAAGCGCGTCGGCGCGGGCGGCCGCGATGCGATCCTGATTCGCCTTCTGCTGCGCGCGGCAGGCGTCGATGGACGCATTCTGCCCCGCAATGGTCTCCTGCGCGGCGTTTTTCAGCAGCGCGACCTGCGCGGCTTCGGACTCCGCCTTGTGCAGCGTCTCGACCGCCTGCTCCAGCTGCGCCTGCACGGTGTCGAGCTGCGCATGGGCCGCGTCGAGCGCCGTCTGCGCGTCCTCAAGCTCGGCCTCGCACTGCTTTTTCTCCAGCGTGAGCGTGTCGAGCGCCGCGCGCAGGCGCTTGAGCTCGTTTGCGCGGGAAAGGATGCCGCTGCCCTTGGCGGCGCTGCCGCCGGTGAGCGAGCCGCCCGCGTTGACGAGCTGCCCGTCGAGCGTGACGATGCGGTAGCGGTGGTCATAGCGCCTGGAGATGGCGATGGCATCTTTCATCGTCTCGGCCACGACGGTGCGGCCGAGGAGATTGCTGACGATATTGCGGTAAGCGGCGGCGCAGGTGACAAGCGTATCGGCCACGCCGACATAGCCCGGCTCCTGATCCGGCACGCTGTTTAAGTGCATCGGACGGATGGTATCGAGCGGCAGGAACGTCGCGCGGCCGGTCTCGCGCCGGCGCAGCAGCTCAATGGCCTGCGCGCCGCAGCTTTGCGTATCGACGACGATGTTCTGCGCCGCGGCGCCGAGCGCCGTCTCGATGGCGAGGGCGTAGCGGTCGCCAGTCTTGATGAGGTTTGCGACCGGGCCGCGCACGCCGCGCAGCGTCCCCTTTTCGGCCGCGTGCATGACGGCCTTGACCGCGCGGTTGTAGCCCTCGAAGTCCTTTTCCATCTCCGTGAGCATACGGATGCGCGACTCGGTGCTGCGCAGGTCAACCGTCAGACCGGACAGCCGCTCCTGCTGTCGGGTGAGCGCCTGCTCACAGGCGGAAAGGCGCTGGGCCTTTTCCCTTTGCTCCGCGCGCAGGGCGTCGCACGCGGTGCGCGCCTGCTGCTGCGCTGTCTGCTTTTCCTGCTGCTGCGTCTCAAGCGCCGCCAGATGCTCGGCCGCTTCCGCGGCGGCGGTGGCGACGGCGTTTTCCTGATCGAGCAGCTCCTGCGATTTATCCGCCAGGAGCGTGATGCGCGTGCGGCACTCGGCCAGCGCGCTGCTCTGCGCGCTCTCTTTGGCGAGCAGCTCCGTGTACGCGCGCTCGGCCTCGCCGGAGGAGGCCGCGTTGCGGTCGATCTCGGCGAGCACGGATTGTATCTCCTGCGCGTGCTGCGCCTTTTCGGCCTCGATCTCCTGCAGGCGGCGCTGCTGCGCGTCGATCTGTGCCTGCAGAGCGTCCGCACGGTCAGTCTGCTCGGATACCTCCACGCGCAGGCGCGCGATGCTGTCGGCACTGTTTTGCAGGTTCGTGCGCACGACGGCCGCGGCGCTCTCGCACTCGGCAGCGGCGCTCTCGGCCTCGGAGATCTGCTCGCGTGTGCGCTCGGACTCCAGATCCTTCTCGCGCATCTTCTGCGCGATGTTCTCCGACGCTGCATAGAGCTGCTCGAGCTCACGCTGCGCGCCGGCGAGGTTTTCCTTCGCGGTCTGATAATCGCGGTTCACGGTCTCAGCCTGCGCGTGCAGCCGGTCGAGCGTCTCCATCCAGACGGAAACCTCCGCGCTCTTGAGCTCGTCGCGCAATCGGAGATACTTCTTCGCCGTCTCGGCCTGCTTGCGCAGGGGCTCAACCTGCAGCTCCAGCTCATCGACCTTGTCGTTGATGCGCAGGAGGTTTTCCTCCGTGCGGGCGAGCTTGCGCTCCGACTCCTCCTTGCGGTAGCGGTAGCGCGAGATGCCGGCCGCTTCCTCAAAGATCTCGCGGCGCTCGTTGCTCTTGCCGGAAACGATCTCGGCGATGCGACCCTGCCCGATGATCGAGTACCCGTCGCGGCCGAGACCGGTGTCCATGAGCAGCTCGTTGATATCGCGCAGGCGGCAGGCCTCGCGGTTGATATAATATTCGCTCTCGCCGCTGCGGTAATAGCGGCGGGTGATCATGACCTCGGTGTTCTCGGTGTCGAAGATGCCGGTGCTGTTGTCAAGGATGAGCGACACCTGCGCAAAGCCCATGGGGCTGCGCTTTTCCGTGCCGCCGAAGATGACATCCTCCATCTTGCCGCCGCGCAGCGTTTTCGTGCGCTGCTCGCCCATGACCCACAGGATGGCGTCCGATATGTTCGACTTGCCGCTCCCGTTCGGGCCGACAATCGCCGTGATCTCCTGGTCAAAATTCAGGCGCGTCTTGTCCGGGAAGGACTTGAAGCCCTGGATCTCCAATGCTTTTAAGTACACAAAATCCCTCGCATATCCGGCGTCTGCGCGTGCAGAGACGCCGCTGATATCTCAAATCAAAGTAATACAAAGTAGAGTATACCGCCAAAAATGCCATTTTGCAACGGCCGGAGCGCATTTTTTCAGATGTGAAAAAATGCAGCCGCCTGCGTTTTCGCAGGCGGCTGCATGCCGTTATTGCGGCATCTGTTCGAGCGCGCACCGGGCGGCGGACTGCTCCGCCTCCTTTTTCGTGCGGCCGGTGCCGCGGCCGATCTCGCTGCCGTTGAGCAGCACGGCCATGGTGAATGTCTTGTTATGGTCCGGACCGCTCTCGGCGCAGACGGTATAGGAAAGCGTCTGCCCGGCGCGGCGCTGCACGCGCTCCTGCAGCTCGGTCTTATAGTCCTCGACGTGGTGGATCTCCCCCTCGGCCAGACCGTTGAGGATGTGCGCGAGGATAAAGCGCTGCGCGGGCTCCAGCCCGCCGTCAAGATACATGGCGGCGATGACCGCCTCCACCGCGTCGGCGAGAATGGACGGCCGCTCTCTGCCGCCGCTGCGCTCCTCCCCGTGGCCGAGGCGGATATAGTCGCCCAGATGCAGCGTGAGCGCCACGCCGTGCAGCGCCTGCTCGCAGACGAGCTCGGCACGCAGGCGGCTCATCTTCCCCTCCGGCATGTCGGGATAGAGCGCATAGAGCCGCGTCGCCGTGACCATACCGAGCACGGAATCGCCTAGAAACTCGAGCCGCTCGTTGCTGGTATAGCCCCGCGCGCGGTTTTCATTGGCATAGGAGCTGTGCATGAGCGCATTCTCCAGCAGCGCCCGGTCGCGGAACGTGTAGCCCAGGCGGGCCTCCAGCGCCTCCATCAGTTGCTCTCCTTCGCCGCGTGCTTGTCCACACGCATGTAGGAGATGTTGGCCGTGATGTCGTCAATGATGCCGGAATCGACAAAGGCGATCGCCTGACGGATGGCGTTGTAGATCGCGCGCGCATCAGATGAGCCGTGGGCCTTGATGACCGGCTTGCTGATGCCGAGCATGGCCGTGCCGCCGACCTCGTTCGGGTCAAGCGATGCCTTGAGCGCGTGGAACTCGTCCCTGATGGCAAGGGCAGCCATCTTGGTCTTGAAGTTTTTCATGAAAATGCCCTTGAGCTGGCGCGTCATGTACTTGATGCTGCCCTCGATGCCCTTGAGCAGCACATTGCCGGTAAAGCCGTCCGTGACGACGACGTCCACATCGCCGCTGAACACCTGCGACGCCTCAACGTTGCCGATAAAGCGGATGCGGCCGGCGGCGTCCGCCGCCTTGAGCAGCGGGAATGTCTCGTGCTGGAGCTCAGAGCCCTTGTGATCCTCGGTGCCGTTGCTGAGCAGGCCGACGCGCGGCGCGGCGATGCCGAGCATGGTGCGGGCATAATAGCTGCCCATATAGGCAAACTGCAGCAGGTACTCCGGCGTGCAGTCGGCGTTGGCGCCGCAGTCGATGAGCATGACGCCCGCGTCGCCGTTCGGCAGCACAGGGGCCAGCGCCGCGCGGCGGATACCGTGGATGCGCTTGACGATGAGCGTAGCGCCGGTGAGCAGCGCGCCGGTGCTGCCGGCAGAGACGACCGCGTCGCCCTTGCCGTCGCGCAGCATATTGAGCGCGACCGTCATGGAAGCGTCCTTCTTGCGGCGGGTGGCTGTGCTGGGGTCGTCGTCCATGGTGATGACTTCGCTCGCGTCGATGATCTCGAGCTTGGCCTGCTCATTGCGCAGGCAGGCCTCAATGGCGGCGCGCTGGCCGACGAGCACGATCTCCGCGCCCAGCTCCTGCTGCGCGTGCACCGCGCCCTTGACGATCTCGTCCGGAGCGAGGTCACCGCTCATTGCGTCCACAAGAATTCTCATAGATGAAAAACCTCCTTTTGTTTCAGCCCGTCCAGGATCTGCAGGCTGCGCGCCGAGATCTCCGCGTTCTTATTGCGCTTGCCGCGCACGCGGTGATCCAGCGGTGTGATGATGCCAAAATTGATGTTCATGGGTTGAAAATCGCCGACGCTGCCGCCGGAAATGTACAGCGACAGTGCGCCGATGGCCGTCTCTTGCGGGAAATCGACAGGCGGCAGTCCGAGCAGCTGCGCGGCCGTCTCGATGCCGACGAGCGCGCCGGACGCACACGACTCCACATAACCCTCGACGCCGGTCATCTGCCCGGCGAAGCGGATGCGCGGGTCGCGCCGGAGACGATAATACCGGTCGAGCAGCTGCGGGGAATTTAAATAGGTGTTGCGGTGCATGACGCCGTAGCGGACGAAATCCGCATTCCGCAGCGCCGGGATCATGGAAAAGACGCGCTTTTGCTCGCCGAACGTCAGGTGCGTCTGGAAGCCGACAATGTTATACAGCGTGCCCCCGGCGTTGTCGCGCCGGAGCTGCACGACGGCATAGTTGTCGCGCCCGGTGCGCGGGTCGCGCAGGCCGACCGGCTTGAGCGGGCCGTAGCGCAGCGTGTCCTCCCCGCGGCGGGCCATGACCTCGACCGGCATGCAGCCCTCAAAGACTGCACCGTCGTCAAAGCCGTGGATGGGCGCTTCCTTTGCGCTGCGCAGCTCCTGCACGAAAGCGGTATACTCCGCCTGATCCATGGGACAGTTGACGTAGTCGGCCGTGCCCTTGTCGTAGCGGCTGGCAAAAAAGGCGCTGTCCATGTCCACGCTCTCGAGCGTGACGATGGGGGCAACGGCATCGTAAAAATGCAGGTCGAACTCCGGGCAGAGGCGCTGGATCTCGGCCGCCATGGCATCGCTCGTGAGCGGGCCGGTCGCAATGACGACCTCACCGTCCGGGATGGCGTCGGCCTCGGCGCGCTCGACGGTGATGTTCGGATGCGCGCAGATGCGCTCCGTGATCTCGCGCGCGAACGCCTCGCGGTCCACGGCGAGCGCGCCGCCGGCGGCGACGCGGTTGTGATCCGCGCTCGCAAGCACGAC from Clostridiales bacterium carries:
- the smc gene encoding chromosome segregation protein SMC, encoding MYLKALEIQGFKSFPDKTRLNFDQEITAIVGPNGSGKSNISDAILWVMGEQRTKTLRGGKMEDVIFGGTEKRSPMGFAQVSLILDNSTGIFDTENTEVMITRRYYRSGESEYYINREACRLRDINELLMDTGLGRDGYSIIGQGRIAEIVSGKSNERREIFEEAAGISRYRYRKEESERKLARTEENLLRINDKVDELELQVEPLRKQAETAKKYLRLRDELKSAEVSVWMETLDRLHAQAETVNRDYQTAKENLAGAQRELEQLYAASENIAQKMREKDLESERTREQISEAESAAAECESAAAVVRTNLQNSADSIARLRVEVSEQTDRADALQAQIDAQQRRLQEIEAEKAQHAQEIQSVLAEIDRNAASSGEAERAYTELLAKESAQSSALAECRTRITLLADKSQELLDQENAVATAAAEAAEHLAALETQQQEKQTAQQQARTACDALRAEQREKAQRLSACEQALTRQQERLSGLTVDLRSTESRIRMLTEMEKDFEGYNRAVKAVMHAAEKGTLRGVRGPVANLIKTGDRYALAIETALGAAAQNIVVDTQSCGAQAIELLRRRETGRATFLPLDTIRPMHLNSVPDQEPGYVGVADTLVTCAAAYRNIVSNLLGRTVVAETMKDAIAISRRYDHRYRIVTLDGQLVNAGGSLTGGSAAKGSGILSRANELKRLRAALDTLTLEKKQCEAELEDAQTALDAAHAQLDTVQAQLEQAVETLHKAESEAAQVALLKNAAQETIAGQNASIDACRAQQKANQDRIAAARADALSAEQALAALRAERDRSELGRGAFDRRRQELADQLAGLRAESASLDAERETITRTTQQIHDLFEEMTGDRTARLAQIEQAEAGTQQLQQTLQMHERRLAELRQRAETLRSDLAACSSRKLELEGQRTRTDRDAQARNRDLLDMQGLVSRFEQKKLSADMEEKQILDKLWDNYELSRTAAEALRQPIENMTKANRQIAELRRNIGALGTPNLGAIDEFTRVNTRYTFLTGQRDDILKAKRELTGIIADVTGEMEGIFTTQFQAIDQAFRQTFLELFGGGKAALVLEDPEHVLDSGIEIKVQPPGKALSTLSLMSGGEMAFVAIALYFAILKVRPTPFCVMDEIEAALDEANVTRYVQYMRRLAKNTQFLVITHRRGTMEEADHLFGVTMQEKGVSRVIELSLDEAAKTIS
- the rnc gene encoding ribonuclease III — encoded protein: MEALEARLGYTFRDRALLENALMHSSYANENRARGYTSNERLEFLGDSVLGMVTATRLYALYPDMPEGKMSRLRAELVCEQALHGVALTLHLGDYIRLGHGEERSGGRERPSILADAVEAVIAAMYLDGGLEPAQRFILAHILNGLAEGEIHHVEDYKTELQERVQRRAGQTLSYTVCAESGPDHNKTFTMAVLLNGSEIGRGTGRTKKEAEQSAARCALEQMPQ
- the plsX gene encoding phosphate acyltransferase PlsX — encoded protein: MRILVDAMSGDLAPDEIVKGAVHAQQELGAEIVLVGQRAAIEACLRNEQAKLEIIDASEVITMDDDPSTATRRKKDASMTVALNMLRDGKGDAVVSAGSTGALLTGATLIVKRIHGIRRAALAPVLPNGDAGVMLIDCGANADCTPEYLLQFAYMGSYYARTMLGIAAPRVGLLSNGTEDHKGSELQHETFPLLKAADAAGRIRFIGNVEASQVFSGDVDVVVTDGFTGNVLLKGIEGSIKYMTRQLKGIFMKNFKTKMAALAIRDEFHALKASLDPNEVGGTAMLGISKPVIKAHGSSDARAIYNAIRQAIAFVDSGIIDDITANISYMRVDKHAAKESN
- the trmFO gene encoding methylenetetrahydrofolate--tRNA-(uracil(54)-C(5))-methyltransferase (FADH(2)-oxidizing) TrmFO, which produces MTPVTVIGAGLAGCECAWQLAGRGIPVRLIEMKPKKMTPAHVSENFAELVCSNSLRSDELTNAVGLLKEELRRLDSVVLASADHNRVAAGGALAVDREAFAREITERICAHPNITVERAEADAIPDGEVVIATGPLTSDAMAAEIQRLCPEFDLHFYDAVAPIVTLESVDMDSAFFASRYDKGTADYVNCPMDQAEYTAFVQELRSAKEAPIHGFDDGAVFEGCMPVEVMARRGEDTLRYGPLKPVGLRDPRTGRDNYAVVQLRRDNAGGTLYNIVGFQTHLTFGEQKRVFSMIPALRNADFVRYGVMHRNTYLNSPQLLDRYYRLRRDPRIRFAGQMTGVEGYVESCASGALVGIETAAQLLGLPPVDFPQETAIGALSLYISGGSVGDFQPMNINFGIITPLDHRVRGKRNKNAEISARSLQILDGLKQKEVFHL